The Streptomyces puniciscabiei genomic interval CGGCGCAGCGCCGAACGCCTGACCAGGATCCTCGACGCCTGCGCCGAACTCCTCGACGAGGTCGGCTACGACGACCTGAGCACCCGCGCCGTCGCCCTGCGCGCCGGCGTGCCCATCGGCTCCGTCTACCGGTTCTTCGGCAACAAGCGGCAGATGGCCGACGCCCTCGCCCAGCGCAATCTGGAGCGGTACACCGAGCGCGTCACCGAGCGGCTGAGGAAGGCGGACAAGGGCGACTGGCGGGCCGCGATGGACGCGGTCCTGGACGAGTACCTGGCCATGAAGCGCACCGCACCCGGCTTCTCCCTGGTCGACTTCGGCAACCAGATACCCGTCGGCGCCCGGCACGCCGAGCCCAACACGCGCGTCGCCGACCGCCTCACCGACCTGCTCTCCGGCTACCTCGGCCGGACCCCCGACGAGGACCTGCGCCGGGTCTTCCTGGTCGCCGTGGAGAGCGCGGACACCCTCGTCCAGCTGGCCTTCCGGACGGACCCGCACGGCGACGAGGCGATCATCACCGAGACCCGGGAGCTGCTGCGCGCGTATCTGGGGCGCGTGCTCGACTGACGATCACCGGAGACACCTCCCCTCCGTGCATACCGGTCGGTATGCTCACCTCGAGCCGCCACGCGCTCACCCGGCACCGCCGCCGACCCCCGGGAGGACCCGTGTCCCGCACCGCCCTGCGAATCTGCCCCCTGTGCGAGGCCACCTGCGGGCTGACCCTCACCATCGAGGGCACCCGAGTCACCGGCGCCCGCGGTGACCGCGAGGACGTCTTCAGCAAGGGCTTCATCTGCCCCAAGGGCGCGTCCTTCGGGGCCGTCGACTCCGACCCCGACCGGCTGCGCACCCCGCTCGTGCGCCGGGACGGCGAACTGCGCGAGGCCACCTGGGAGGAGGCCTTCGACGCGGTCGCCGCCGGTCTGCGCCCGGTCCTGGAGGGGCACGGCCCGAACGCCGTGGGCGTGGTCCTCGGCAACCCCAACGTGCACACCGTGGCCGGCGCCCTCTACCCGCCGGTCCTGCTCGCCGGCCTCGGCACCCGCAGCGTGTT includes:
- a CDS encoding TetR/AcrR family transcriptional regulator; the encoded protein is MKPVPHATSLRRAPVQRRSAERLTRILDACAELLDEVGYDDLSTRAVALRAGVPIGSVYRFFGNKRQMADALAQRNLERYTERVTERLRKADKGDWRAAMDAVLDEYLAMKRTAPGFSLVDFGNQIPVGARHAEPNTRVADRLTDLLSGYLGRTPDEDLRRVFLVAVESADTLVQLAFRTDPHGDEAIITETRELLRAYLGRVLD